In Onthophagus taurus isolate NC chromosome 6, IU_Otau_3.0, whole genome shotgun sequence, a genomic segment contains:
- the SCA gene encoding sterol regulatory element-binding protein cleavage-activating protein, with translation MNANEDRPPNRGSPKSTGLQERIGQIFYTYGLFCISYPVFILTFAITIALLCSYPLINFPLPGSLPVGLWQTSPNYTSGQPPEPPWCYVQQVILRIAVVPWADELVLTDAFRAPLYESFKLLETVRNYQNDESLRTLGHVCLHVESVKKVKEEQNGVLPEYSCLVLSPANFWHQDVQSFVQDSNIINTIFNHQTLQKGKSSLADMLFGMHLSDTGIKRYPLRNRRRILQYAITLFLKEYDETYVTGLRSKLQLNYPLHQNLNQSITSDININSTFIIQYPGDVNFYEYLPFVVALFLVFFYYYYSVRKMEVIKSRLGMAFSVIVTVQTSISMTFGLCFFFGLTLSSMAKQIFPYLVIIVGVENVLVLTKSVVSTPEHLDIKIRIAQGLSKEGWSITKNLLLEITILTIGLFTFIPFIQEFCIFGIVALISDFFLQMLFFSTILGIDTRRMESSSEKTDFRNNLYQNSFEKTALNNIAPVKGLIRSKSHPRLNVHHANVVHNYEKKIPKRVRLVNIWARTRFFQRSFMILMIAWISMILYNSGLMKYYFMDITENNGVKDQKNSTPINFNPLIKSRNASFLKESIAQHSLSYLLNNTEELQKLLHSEYSPWLKLSTQHWSSILLKYNVSLSGKHIAILPPITISHAIPPERALLLRNPKEKNQKFEWNSLAAALDPIDFSEGASNLNNLPQSERPLYPTSPMEIFLITILAIISITVLAYIVVVLYKTVCSRNYAEWRTSWTKEKTDEAADVPVMLEVVPIVLKGHLQEVECLATDGTSVVSSCLGGQLKVWDSVTGELQSTIDRNFFFRKQRSNTIEDCDDNNISDYESSSPPSRESSLLQFPSLKDKICLNFSNALYKRVSDNQSERFDFGEDYRLLYSERPQNFQSHNKALSWLRQTEQYRDEDTSLSCENLIQIDEKNEKNAVFIKKYKFSPIWCMDFLDNLVVIGCADGRLEFWEGTTGKFKYIYEDDSENGGVTSVKMIGSRVIAARLHGTIDFLQLQSYNQGRAIDWNFSCAYRRTHIRTGSTGSISDAKNVIQISENAKEDMRCFKVLCAKAHQQPITCLDCEGGRILTGSQDHTLKVFRLEDGTPLYTLHGHCGPITCLFIDRVSPGTSGSGSQDGMLCIWDLLTGTCMFSIQAHDGSVTSLTYSASYVISLGTDERICVWERFQGHLLNTIYVQNSFTSQVQMLSPHLVVTARSSSLVIYDVRTTEVIRHIVLGRSPLVLVNNLLMLRDSVVCDYANQLRIVRFPIITRKYD, from the exons ATGAACGCTAATGAAGATAGACCCCCTAATCGGGGTTCGCCTAAATCGACTGGATTACAGGAAAGAATCGGTCAAATCTTTTATACTTATGGATTATTTTGTATCTCATATCCAGTTTTCATTCTTACTTTTGCGATAACTATAGCTTTATTATGTtc ttATCCTTTAATCAATTTCCCATTACCGGGAAGTTTACCAGTTGGTTTATGGCAAACTTCACCAAATTACACCAGTGGTCAACCACCTGAACCACCTTGGTGTTATGTCCAACAAGTTATCTTAAGAATTGCTGTTGTTCCATGGGCTGATGAGCTTGTTTTGACCGATGCATTTAGGGCACCTTTATATGAATCgtttaaattattagaaacagtgagaaattatcaaaatgatGAAAG tttgCGAACATTGGGACATGTTTGTTTACACGTCGAGTCcgttaaaaaagttaaagagGAACAAAATGGGGTACTACCCGAGTACAGTTGTTTGGTTTTATCTCCCGCAAATTTTTGGCATCAAGATGTTCAATCGTTTGTACAAGATTCcaatattattaatactatTTTTAATCATCAG ACATTGCAAAAAGGTAAAAGTTCTTTAGCGGACATGTTATTTGGAATGCATTTATCAGATACGGGAATAAAAAGGTACCCTTTACGAAATCGGAGACGAATTCTTCAATATGCAATCACCTTATTTCTTAAAGAATACGACGAAAC aTATGTAACCGGTTTACGTTCGAAACTACAATTAAATTATCCGTTACACCAAAACCTAAACCAAAGTATAACCAGTGATATCAACATAAattcaacttttataattcaatATCCCGGCGATGTAAATTTCTACGAATACCTCCCGTTTGTTGTAGctttatttttagtatttttttactattacTATTCAGTTCGTAAAATGGAAGTGATTAAATCGAGGTTAGGGATGGCTTTCTCTGTAATTGTAACAGTACAAACAAGTATAAGCATGACATTCGGACTTTGTTTTTTCTTCGGATTAACATTATCGTCAATGGCAAAACAAATATTTCCCTATTTAGTGATAATAGTTGGTGTAGAAAACGTTTTGGTTTTAACAAAAAGTGTTGTTTCGACACCCGAAcatttagatataaaaataagaatagcTCAAGGATTAAGTAAAGAAGGATGGTCGATAACGAAAAATTTACTGCTcgaaataacaattttaacaattggtttatttacttttattccGTTTATTCAAGAATTTTGTATCTTTGGAATCGTCGCTTTAATATCAGATTTTTTCTtacaaatgttatttttttcaaccATTTTGGGAATTGATACGAGACGAATGGAAAGTTCGTCGGAAAAAACTGATTTTCGAAataatttgtatcaaaatagttttgaaaaaactgCTTTGAATAATATAGCTCCTGTTAAAGGATTGATTCGATCGAAATCTCATCCGAGATTAAACGTACATCATGCCAACGTTGTTCATaattacgaaaaaaaaatccctAAACGAGTTAGATTAGTGAATATTTGGGCGAGAACGAGATTCTTTCAACGTTCTTTTATGATATTAATGATAGCTTGGATTAGTATGATTTTATATAACTCTGgattaatgaaatattattttatggaTATCACTGAAAATAATGGGGTGAAAGATCAAAAAAATTCGActccaattaattttaatcctttGATTAAATCGAGAAATGCTTCgtttttaaaagaatcaaTTGCTCAACATTCTTTAAGTTATCTACTTAATAACACGGAAGAATTACAAAAGTTATTACATTCGGAGTATTCACCTTGGTTGAAATTATCTACACAACATTGGTCATCGATTTTGTTGAAGTATAATGTTTCGTTAAGCGGAAAACACATTGCTATTTTACCTCCGATTACTATTTCACATGCGATTCCGCCCGAACGAGctttattattaagaaatcctaaagaaaagaatcaaaaatttgaatggAACTCTTTAGCAGCTGCTTTAGATCCAATCGATTTCTCag AGGGTgcctcaaatttaaataacctCCCACAATCTGAAAGACCACTTTATCCAACATCACCaatggaaatatttttaataacaatccTCGCTATAATAAGCATCACCGTTTTGGCGTATATCGTTGTGGTTCTTTATAAAACAGTGTGTTCGCGAAATTACGCCGAATGGCGCACTTCATGGACAAAAGAAAAAACGGACGAAGCAGCCGATGTTCCCGTTATGTTAGAAGTTGTTCCAATCGTTTTAAAAGGACATCTTCAAGAAGTTGAGTGTTTAGCAACTGATGGGACGAGCGTTGTTAGTAGTTGTCTTGGGGGGCAATTAAAAGTTTGGGATTCAGTTACTGGAGAATTACAATCAACCATCGAtcgaaattt tttctttCGTAAACAACGTAGCAATACAATAGAAGATTGCGATGATAATAACATTTCCGATTATGAATCAAGTTCACCACCATCACGCGAAAGTAGTTTATTACAATTTCCCAGTTTGAAAGAtaagatttgtttaaatttctcGAATGCTCTATACAAGCGAGTTTCCGATAATCAATCGGAACGTTTCGATTTCGGCGAAGACTATCGGCTTTTATACTCTGAACGaccacaaaattttcaaagtcaTAACAAAGCGTTATCTTGGTTAAGACAAACGGAACAATACCGAGACGAAGATACAAGTTTAAGTTGCGAAAACTTAATACAAATCGACGAAAAGAATGAGAAAAACgccgtttttattaaaaaatataaattttcaccTATTTGGTGTATGGATTTTCTCGATAATTTGGTTGTGATTGGATGCGCTGATGGGAGATTAGAATTTTGGGAAGGGACAAcaggaaaatttaaatatatttatgaagatgattCTGAAAACGGTGGGGTGACCTCGGTTAAAATGATCGGATCGAGAGTTATCGCCGCTAGGTTACATGGAACAATCGATTTTTTACAATTGCAAAGTTATAATCAAGGTAGAGCGATCGATTGGAATTTTTCTTGTGCTTATAGAAGAACTCATATTCGAACTGGTTCTACGGGATCAATTAGCGACgctaaaaatgttattcaaaTCTCTGAAAACGCAAAAGAGGATATGAGATGTTTTAAAGTACTTTGTGCGAAAGCACATCAACAACCAATAACATGTTTGGACTGCGAGGGAGGTCGCATTTTAACTGGAAGTCAAGATCAtacattaaaagtttttaggTTGGAGGATGGGACGCCTTTGTATACTTTACATGGGCATTGCGGACCAATAACTTGTTTGTTTATTGATAGAGTAAGTCCAGGAACTTCTGGAAGTGGATCTCAAGATGGAATGTTGTGTATTTGGGATTTATTAACAG gtaCTTGTATGTTTAGTATACAAGCCCATGATGGTTCAGTAACTTCATTAACTTATTCGGCAAGTTATGTGATTTCTTTGGGTACTGACGAAAGAATATGTGTTTGGGAACGATTTCAAGGTCATTTATTGAATACAATTTATgttcaaaattcttttacgAGCCAAGTACAAATGTTAAGTCCGCATTTGGTGGTGACGGCTCGTTCGAGTAGTTTAGTTATTTATGACGTTCGTACAACGGAAGTCATCCGACACATTGTCCTTGGGCGATCTCCACTAGTTCTTGTTAATAATCTTTTGATGTTGCGAGATTCAGTTGTATGCGATTACGCGAATCAATTGCGAATAGTAAGATTTCCCattattacaagaaaataCGATTGA